From the Vibrio metoecus genome, one window contains:
- the hemH gene encoding ferrochelatase, with protein sequence MNNHKKLGVLLANLGTPQAPTPEAVKAFLSQFLHDPRVVDMSRWLWCPLLHGIILPTRSPKVAKLYQSIWMEEGSPLMVYSERQRQKLSEITQLPVELGMTYGKPSLLDGVQKLQQQGVESIVVLPLYPQYSATTTAAVFDGLAKALRHLPIVPELQFIRDYHNHPLYIEALADSVRASWQQNGQGEMLLCSYHGIPKRYAENGDIYPEHCQTTTRLLAEALGLPEGQVMMTYQSQFGKEEWLQPYTDKTMEALPNKGVKKLDVICPAFSVDCLETLEEIAEQNQEIFLHNGGEAFHYISCLNDSSSHIALMAALIKPYLRVIG encoded by the coding sequence ATGAATAATCATAAAAAACTTGGCGTTTTGCTGGCCAATTTAGGTACGCCTCAAGCGCCCACCCCCGAAGCCGTAAAAGCCTTTTTGAGCCAGTTTCTTCACGATCCACGCGTGGTTGATATGAGTCGTTGGCTTTGGTGCCCTCTATTACATGGCATCATTTTACCGACACGCTCTCCAAAAGTTGCCAAATTGTATCAATCGATTTGGATGGAAGAGGGCTCGCCACTTATGGTGTATTCCGAACGCCAACGTCAGAAATTATCGGAAATCACACAGTTACCTGTGGAGCTAGGAATGACTTATGGAAAGCCTAGCCTGCTTGATGGTGTGCAGAAATTGCAACAACAAGGCGTGGAGTCTATTGTTGTGCTGCCTCTTTATCCGCAGTATTCGGCAACGACTACGGCTGCAGTATTTGACGGATTAGCAAAAGCACTACGTCATCTTCCTATTGTGCCTGAATTGCAGTTTATTCGTGACTATCATAATCATCCACTCTACATCGAAGCGCTTGCGGACAGTGTAAGAGCTTCATGGCAGCAGAATGGGCAAGGTGAGATGTTGCTTTGTTCTTATCATGGAATACCTAAGCGTTATGCAGAAAATGGTGATATCTATCCCGAGCATTGCCAAACTACCACTCGTCTGCTTGCTGAGGCTTTAGGATTACCAGAAGGTCAAGTGATGATGACTTATCAATCTCAGTTTGGTAAAGAAGAGTGGCTGCAGCCTTACACGGATAAGACGATGGAAGCACTACCCAATAAAGGGGTAAAAAAACTCGATGTCATTTGCCCTGCATTTTCAGTGGACTGTTTAGAAACGCTAGAAGAAATCGCAGAGCAGAACCAAGAGATTTTTCTACACAATGGGGGAGAGGCTTTCCATTACATCTCTTGTTTGAATGATAGTTCGAGTCACATAGCATTGATGGCGGCACTCATCAAACCGTATTTGCGCGTGATAGGTTAG
- the adk gene encoding adenylate kinase, which produces MRIILLGAPGAGKGTQAQFIMEKFGIPQISTGDMLRAAIKAGTELGKQAKAVIDAGQLVSDDIILGLIKERIAQADCEKGFLLDGFPRTIPQADGLKEMGINVDYVIEFDVADDVIVERMTGRRAHLPSGRTYHVVYNPPKVEGKDDVTGEELVIREDDKEETVRARLNVYHTQTAPLIEYYGKEAAAGKTQYLKFDGTKQVSEVSADIAKALA; this is translated from the coding sequence ATGCGCATCATTCTTCTCGGTGCTCCGGGTGCAGGTAAAGGCACACAAGCTCAATTCATCATGGAAAAATTTGGTATTCCACAAATTTCAACGGGTGACATGCTGCGTGCAGCCATCAAGGCGGGTACTGAACTCGGTAAGCAAGCGAAAGCAGTAATCGATGCAGGACAATTGGTATCGGATGACATTATTTTAGGTCTTATCAAAGAGCGTATTGCTCAGGCTGACTGTGAGAAAGGTTTCCTACTAGATGGTTTCCCGCGCACTATTCCACAAGCTGATGGCCTGAAAGAAATGGGTATCAATGTTGACTACGTGATTGAGTTTGACGTAGCGGATGATGTGATTGTTGAGCGTATGACAGGTCGTCGTGCTCATCTACCATCTGGTCGCACTTATCACGTGGTTTACAATCCGCCTAAAGTCGAAGGTAAAGACGATGTAACTGGTGAAGAGCTAGTTATCCGTGAAGATGATAAAGAAGAGACCGTTCGTGCTCGTCTGAATGTTTATCACACTCAAACTGCTCCGCTTATTGAGTACTACGGTAAAGAAGCGGCTGCAGGCAAAACTCAATATCTGAAGTTTGATGGCACTAAGCAAGTCAGCGAAGTGAGCGCAGATATCGCAAAAGCGTTAGCGTAA